A region of the Deltaproteobacteria bacterium genome:
ATGAGGGCGATAAGGGAAGTCCTCAGTTGGCCCACTTCCTGGCTTTTTTTAGCCAGGGCGTTATGAAATAAGGCTGCCTTTTGCTGGAAGAGCTTGATCTGTTCCGGCTTCAAGGACAGCTCTTCGAAAAACATCTTCGGTGCAATAGAGGCCGGCGGACCCGGCAGATCTCTCGCTCCAAAAAACGGGGCCGGGCGATAAAGGCGGATCTGCTTGTAATGGGTGTAGGCCGCGGTGCCGAGGAACGAGAAATTCAAAAGCAGAGAGACGATCAGGATATACTTTAAGAGGTTATCTTTCATGATTGCCTCCTGCCAGCGACACGTAGATGCCCCCGATTGAATCGGGAG
Encoded here:
- a CDS encoding periplasmic heavy metal sensor: MKDNLLKYILIVSLLLNFSFLGTAAYTHYKQIRLYRPAPFFGARDLPGPPASIAPKMFFEELSLKPEQIKLFQQKAALFHNALAKKSQEVGQLRTSLIALIGADHPDNQAIEAAIIHINKIQEDIQKTVVSHMLEFKSMLDKDQQKKFLHLIESAMAQRKEAICP